A window of the Streptomyces luomodiensis genome harbors these coding sequences:
- a CDS encoding glycoside hydrolase yields the protein MHRRKLLAAAGGALASGALGPRVARAADATVAVDPRPDFGRHGTWEGWGASLSWWANVLGDRDDISDVLFTTADTPYQDLTLPGLGLNIARYNLGACRWDTVQGSAMVVSAQFPKYKQIEGYWRDWFSEDPASASWDWSADARQRAAMVKAHARGARIELFSVSPLWWMCVNHCPSGAPDGGDNLQSWNYRQHAVYIATVAAYAAEHWGVPFSSVEAFNEPTSTWWKANGGQEGCHMSTAVQEAVLGHLRTELDTRGLRGTPISASDVFSYDEAIANWQSLDATARAAVGRLTVHGYQGSSGDRNGLYQQARSADKGLWNSETGDGDSTGLTTATNLCLDLNRLHPTAYCYWQPLDTATSWGPIFYDPDTARTGSVQPKYYVLAQFTRHIRPGMRMLATGSDTVVAALDAAARRLVVVAVNATASAQPLTLDLSLFTTVTGQSGTVPRWSTVTTPAGERYAAHRDTTLDGKRLRLTLEAQSVQTFDIDGVEV from the coding sequence ATGCATCGCAGGAAACTGCTGGCAGCGGCAGGGGGCGCGCTGGCCTCGGGAGCGCTGGGGCCGCGGGTGGCACGGGCCGCGGACGCCACGGTGGCCGTCGATCCGCGGCCGGACTTCGGCCGGCACGGCACCTGGGAGGGCTGGGGCGCCTCGCTGTCCTGGTGGGCGAACGTACTCGGCGACCGGGACGATATCTCCGATGTCCTGTTCACCACCGCGGACACCCCGTACCAGGACCTCACCCTCCCCGGCCTGGGCCTGAACATCGCCCGCTACAACCTCGGGGCCTGCCGCTGGGACACGGTGCAGGGGTCCGCCATGGTGGTCTCCGCGCAGTTCCCGAAGTACAAGCAGATCGAGGGCTACTGGCGGGACTGGTTCAGTGAGGACCCCGCCTCCGCCTCCTGGGACTGGTCCGCCGACGCCAGGCAGCGGGCCGCGATGGTCAAGGCGCACGCCCGGGGCGCGCGGATCGAGCTGTTCTCCGTCTCCCCGCTCTGGTGGATGTGCGTCAACCACTGCCCGTCCGGCGCACCGGACGGCGGGGACAACCTCCAGTCCTGGAATTACCGACAGCACGCCGTGTACATCGCCACGGTGGCCGCGTACGCCGCCGAGCACTGGGGGGTGCCGTTCTCCTCCGTCGAGGCTTTCAACGAGCCGACATCGACGTGGTGGAAGGCGAACGGCGGCCAGGAGGGCTGCCACATGAGCACCGCCGTGCAGGAGGCGGTGCTCGGCCACCTGCGCACCGAACTCGACACCCGCGGATTGCGCGGCACTCCCATCTCCGCGTCCGACGTGTTCTCCTACGACGAGGCGATCGCCAACTGGCAGAGCCTGGACGCCACCGCCCGCGCCGCCGTCGGCCGGCTCACGGTGCACGGCTACCAGGGCTCGTCCGGCGACCGGAACGGGCTCTACCAACAGGCCCGCAGCGCGGACAAGGGCCTGTGGAACTCCGAGACCGGAGACGGCGACAGCACCGGCCTGACCACCGCCACCAACCTCTGCCTGGATCTCAACCGGCTGCACCCAACCGCCTACTGCTACTGGCAGCCCCTGGACACCGCCACAAGCTGGGGCCCCATCTTCTACGACCCGGACACCGCCCGGACCGGCTCCGTCCAGCCCAAGTACTACGTACTCGCCCAGTTCACCCGGCACATCCGCCCCGGCATGCGGATGCTGGCCACCGGCTCCGACACCGTCGTCGCCGCGCTGGACGCCGCGGCACGCCGCCTCGTCGTGGTCGCCGTCAACGCCACCGCCTCCGCACAGCCCCTCACCCTCGACCTGTCTCTCTTCACCACGGTCACCGGCCAGTCCGGCACCGTCCCCCGCTGGTCCACCGTGACCACCCCGGCCGGCGAGCGCTACGCCGCACACCGTGACACCACTCTCGACGGCAAGCGGCTGCGCCTCACCCTGGAGGCGCAGTCGGTGCAGACGTTCGACATCGACGGGGTGGAGGTCTGA